The stretch of DNA gcactgtaaaataaaagtttatttggcCTATGGGCATTATAAAGTATCCATGAATccccctggtgttaattctgtgcaTGGCAAATCTGCCCTTTAGGATTCTAGTAGAGTGTGCCAGTGGCAGACCTGCTGACCCTTTGATTCTTTCATTTCCAGCCAATGGTTTTGCTCCTCTTCCCCACTACTGTTTTTCCCCAGGGAAATCCATCCAATCATCTCCTTCCTTTTCATGCTGCGCCGGTTGTAAATGGAAATCATTAGTGTGAAGTCTGTAAGCTGAAAGAGAGCAACTTGGAAGATGAACGTTTCCTTGTAGACAGGATTTGGCTGGCCTCTGCGGACCGATGTTTTGCAACGTGAAATTTCATGGCCAACTGAGTCCAAGAGAGAAAGCTTTCCATATGTATCTGTAAATGAAAAAAGATACACAACACACATCAAAATTGGGAAATTACTTCCAACAATGTTTTCTAATCAGAGTCAAAGGAATAGTATACAGTATAACTATGCTCAGCCGACGCAcaagtataaaggtggccatacacaagcagatttcagctgccgattcaggtccttcagattGATTTGGCACTTTATCTGCCAATACCTAATGTGGGCAGATAggaagaagatctgcttgtttagcgacctcgccaaacgtggtatcttaacatgtatggtcacctttacttaTTGCATTGAATGTCTTTTTAGTTTGAAGaatgtttttgctttttgtttcacTGATGGCAAATTaatgaattaaaaattatttgtttataaagtattacaggtataggattcattatccagaaacaccatatccagaaatctctgaattatgacaaggccatcccccataggctgttttaagcaaataattccaatttttaaaaataatttcctttttctctgcaataataaaacagtacatgtacttgatcctaactaagatataattagtcccttttgggggcaaaacaatcctattgggttcttTTCGtgttcatttttttagtagatttttggtataaagatccaaaatatgaaaagaccccttatccgaaaaaccccgggtcccagactttctggataagaggtcccataccatAACCAGAAATGAATCTGTCTCTGACTGCTCCATCATTTTTAGAGCAGttatgtgcatattttttgcagcaaaatattTCCTTCCCTATTACTCTAAGACATGATACACTTTTTTTCCCATTCTCAGTCTTTGTGGTTTCAATCTGATGTGTTACCTTGCACATTTTGCATTTCTGGGTATTGTGATGAATTGCACCTTTTGTGTGAAAACACTTCTCATTTTAAAACAGGGCATGGAGACATCTGAAAATATGCTTGTCTGGTAGAGGATTTATGTGTAAAGGTATAAGGTTTCAATTCCTATTATTTAAATAACTGTTAGCTAGTCATATTTGGATCTCAGAATATTCAGTTCTCTTCCTGTAAGTAATGCACTGCTGCTTTGGACCTTAAATTGGGACTACATTTATTAGTGTCCTTTTAACAAGAAAAACTATAGGCAGGGGACAGAGCCCCAaagattttaaaacatttaacatgatcgaatgtatgtaaatataatgtatatatacacatatccacatgaaaaaatggagcactcacaggacttatgaatgaGTGAAACATTTATTTGTCAAAGTTTCGGTCCTGCTAAGAGTTTATCCCAAACGCACTAGGATCCTACCAGGGATGTCTTGGGAAAGGTCCTCTTAGCAGGACCGAAACTgacaagaaaatgtttttacttgttaATAAGTGCTGTGAGTGCTCCATTTGTTTCATGCACATATTCATTTCTCTTTGATGCCCCAGGGCCAGTGCCCAGTGTTTTACAATAATGTGTTTGTTGTTTCATATATACGTGTTAGATTGTGTATATAAATCTGCTTAGTATTACCCTTGTATGAAATAAAAGACCAGCATAAGCCCTAcaattttgcatatatatatatattttttataaaaataaagattcctttaatgaatggtggactgacgtttcggctgaacacctcagcctttctcaaagtaacaaTACAGAGTGAAACAAACCATAAATACCCCtagtggcgggaaaatacagacaacAAATGTGCAGGCGTGACGTCACACTTTATAGAATACAGACAACCATTGTTTATAAGTGTATAACATTATTGCATATAGAGAAATCGAAACAAACATAGAGTATCAACTGGAAACTGTATTACAATATTGACACGTTTGAGTACATCATTGAGTATACAGTCGCTACAATGTAGCGCAGAGGGAACTACCAAGCAGTCCctctgagaaaggtcccgatggggaccgaaacgttacgtcagctgtttatgctactttgaatacatgttttgatttttcacaagaaatcccggagttgctggtcttttttatactatatatatatatatatatatatatatatatatatatatatatatatatatacagtatatatatataaaaatggtggaaagcaggcactcacgtctactTGGATCAaaagaatgcctgggtgcagtatcaaaATAATTGCAACATAGTGGaaacaaatgccgcactcacaggaattaatgaaaaataaagaatacttttattgtgaaaaaaacgtcaatctaacgtttcggccgtatccacagcctttgataaaggctgtggatacggccgaaacgttagattgacgtttttttcacaataaaagtattctttatttttcatcaattcctgtgagtgcggcatttgtttccactatatactgtatatatatatatatatatataatttaattaaagTGATGGATCAGGTTTTGCCCATAAAAAAGTCCATAAGCAACGGCCTAAAAAGTTGCCTCCCTAGTCCTGGACCTGTGAGGCACTTTGAAACATGCTTCCTGCTGTGGGAACCATAGGGTTAAACATGAATCTAAATGGTTTCTGTTGGcacttattattatattttttcaagCCTCTATCCTTTATTTCCTTTTCTATCCTTTCTGTCCCTGAGCTGTTAAAGTCAAGGACAGACGGTTTCTATGCTGCTGCCTCATCTGTGTGTAAGCGGAATGTGCAGTGCTATTCAGAGATAACAGCAGCAGCCACTCTATAGAAAGATACAGCCATATAATTCAGCTCATTCAAAGCTGGAAAAAACTTTTTTCGAATTGTGGTCTCTAATGCAACACAAATCAATAGGAAGGTTCTAGTGTTGGAATCATAAATCAGATGTCACTGTTATTGGGGAATGTCACTGACCAGCAATATCAGTCAGATTAAAAGCCTGTCAACAAGATCAAGGGGCAGATACATTATAGATTAAATTGAGGAATCTAGAGGTCTAAGGGATTCCCCAGCTATTTAATAAAACATTCCTGACTGCCTGGAAAACATTCACACACTGGTATCGAAGCTGATACCAGTGTCATTTTATCATACTGTGTTATATAATATATCTCTTTGTAATATTTATCATCATTTTATATGCCAGTGGTATATTATAAATATCCAGGCTATCACGATTAACATTTTTCATCTATACTGATGCCCAGAAAGAAGGAGCTACTTTCCTTTAATACAGAACAGCCATGTACATGGCTCTGTCACTTTGAATCCTTACTGCTCAAGTTTTATCATATCTATTGGTCACTATTAAAGACATAGGACATGTTTGGACAGAAAGTCCAAGAAAGTGTTTTGCCTGGAAATTATAGATATATGGGAGCTATGGGTTTGGCAGTGCTGGTATAAAGAAGGAAATGTACTTTGTCTGCATGTTTCTGGGCACTTCTATTCTAAAACCACTATAATCAGGAGCCATCAGCACTAATGGATACTTAACTAGATTTTAAGCTTTGATAAACACAGTGATGAAATTGTATTCGTCAAAGCAATTTTCTCATCCACAGCAATTTGTTTTGTCTGGGGAGCACTGTAGGAGCATTTTTGCCCTGGGTGACACAAGCTGATGACTACACCAGCCCTGCGCATCACAAAAATGGCTGCAAAGTCCATCACAATCATACAATAATTTCAGCAGCAGAagcagtgatgtcacatgggcTCAACTATTATCAGTAGCATGGCTATTTTAATAAATTAGAAAGAAAGAATATTTGCCAAGTGGCCAGCAGGATTCAGACAGGTAATAAGGAGAATGGATTCCCTATTACACAGAGCCTGTGCACCACCCAATATGGAACCAAAAGGACTTCAAATCTCAGCAAGGTCTCTGAAATGCCTTAACATTACTGAGGTGGTGGCAGGGCTCAGGACCGCTCATGTAATTCCCCTTATTAATTTGGCTTTGTTTTTCTGATTGTGATGTGCTCCTGATTTCTGATTGTGGCGTGTATATGATAAAGCAATTCAAAAAAAgatgtttcatatttttttttatcttttacaaGGCTTTTTAATCTCCTAGTCCAGCAATTGACTGCAGACAATGATCTAAGTACTGCCAAATGAAAGCAAACAGGATGAGGTCATCTTTTCTATGAACACTGTTATCAACAGTCGGAAACAGTAATATGCATTCCCAGGGGTGTTTGTGCAAAGGGAACAGGCAAGCTTCTGCACAGGGGGAAAAACAGCAGCAGTTCTCAGAGTAACATTTAAGATACCTGCAGAGTGTATCTCGACCCTTCCAAGTGCAAATAGTGCAAAGAAAAGGCATAGGCAATGAAAGTGATTTGAGCTAGGGTATAGTAATTGAGTACAATGGCATCATTATATGGcaatgtttatattttgttaatttcAGTTTGATACTGGCACTATAAAATCTGGTAACAGTTGGCAAGCATCCAAAGGCGTGTATGATTTTCAGACCTTGGGGCCTTTAGTACACAAGCCAATCACCATTACATTTATGGTCAAACGCATGTGGACACATTTATAAGAAAAAGTATCCATACACTCCATccatttttccgctgtgaatttttgcagaagtttagcaaaacaattcgccaatagcgaaatgcggaaatttgctgcaaatcctaTTTACTACCCTCAAAAATTACTGGAAAGAACCAGACTTATTTCTGCTGGGATAATCTGACCATAACTTCCAGCTCATAGCACAATATAAACAGTGTTTTTATACATCTGAATGAAATTTGATATCTGTATTGCCATACAGTCAAAACTTACTGACTCAGATGGTATTCCAAGTTCAATATATATTGTGCTTGAGTCACGGAGACCAACCCTAAAATGGTCAATACCCACCAAAGCATGGTGaagatgaaaataattttttttagaccCACAGACATAAAAGGAAAATGCTTGTTGCTGGACATATATTGGACATAATATGTGCCATTAGGTAGAAAAGCAGAACTGATACTTTTGATAGACTTATAAGGTTTACTCACCAGGAGGTCGGTTGATGGCAAGGTTGCGGAAATGACTACCTTTGATCATTTCCACAGAAAGCCGACCTGTTGTCGGATTATACGAcaatcccaccagcaattcaGGCACCCCACCATGAGACAAGGACTGTGTGGATGAATCACTCTCACTGTGAGAGACTGGAGTAAAACTTAACTGGGAATCTCCACTCTGTAAGAATGGAAAATACAGTTTAGAGTATTGATTCACAAGTAATTCTGtacttgaaaatgaaaaatataggcTAATATTACCTCACACTGATAGAgagaatgaaatataaataatatcataAACATTCATTTCTTATTATATAATTACTATAATTATCTAGGTTTCCACTGCCAAATCTACATGCCAGTTTACTACAGTTATTAGTATTTCCCATCAGTATGTTACAAAATGGGGAATTTAAAATCCTTTCTGGCTTCAGAAAAGTGTCTGTGATGCTTTAATACAGAAAAGCATTTTCCAGGTAAGTAGGGAAGCAACCCAAAGTGTACACTGCACCATGAATAAATGTCAGTGTAATCCCTCTGCTTGGAAGTGGCACAGAAACACCAGCCATGATTACCAGAGCCACTCAAATGAATAACACATTTTCTACATGCAGAAAGGCATTGGGTTGGCATTTGGATTGTATTGTGAGCATGTGTTCCATGTACTATACCAAAGGGCAGGTTTATAAATCCTCTCTTTTCACATTTTAAGTTATTAACCAGCCCTGTGCCTTTACAACTTCTGTTGAACTACAATTCCAGGAATTCCCTTACAGCCAAAAATAATCGGCATCCCCCTTTTTTTTCGCATACACTTACAGTTAGGTTGCTTCTTGGCTCCAAAACCAGAGTCAAGTTATTTTCAGAATCTGGTCTAATGTTCCTTAAGTGGTACAATTTCTCTCCCATCATTTTCACACGGTTCATTTTATGCACAGCATACAAGCGGAACCTAAGGGCATGGTTAGGCATCTCCTCTGGCACAAGTTTGTTAAATGTGAAGGTCTCATTGAAGACAGGCAGTGATCCTTTC from Xenopus tropicalis strain Nigerian chromosome 8, UCB_Xtro_10.0, whole genome shotgun sequence encodes:
- the syt16 gene encoding synaptotagmin-16 isoform X6, producing the protein MATDITPEAIWFLSAVGVLIVLLAVLFLIINKKLCFENIGDLPCLDQRGKKKQLPKKKSGVLQSLDLDVLCYQSNEEDDHVSYRSRQELAATEHKNATGQEADARPGVNNDGFEDQDATDNSSVCSPEDQTESTITPPVPYVPISKCGDLDVTLEYKPSSQKLTVTVLEAKDIPDKERSGVDSWQVHLVVLPSKKQRGKTTTQKGSLPVFNETFTFNKLVPEEMPNHALRFRLYAVHKMNRVKMMGEKLYHLRNIRPDSENNLTLVLEPRSNLTSGDSQLSFTPVSHSESDSSTQSLSHGGVPELLVGLSYNPTTGRLSVEMIKGSHFRNLAINRPPDTYGKLSLLDSVGHEISRCKTSVRRGQPNPVYKETFIFQVALFQLTDFTLMISIYNRRSMKRKEMIGWISLGKNSSGEEEQNHWLEMKESKGQQVCHWHTLLES